Proteins encoded by one window of Lepisosteus oculatus isolate fLepOcu1 chromosome 18, fLepOcu1.hap2, whole genome shotgun sequence:
- the LOC138223964 gene encoding uncharacterized protein, which produces HGARREPGRQGERQGDRAWREPGRQGERQGDRAWREPGRQGERQGDRAWREPGRQGDRERDRETEPGERQGDRAWRETGRQGERQGDRAWRETGRQSLERSGETGRETGRESLERDWQTGGETVRQGDRERQGDRAWREPGRQGEREIGRETGRQGERYWETGRQTGRDSGRGILGDRETDRKRFWEMLCSSDFSAQTVSLADFASTQGNTHVFRQSPLYHTGHLTQGHTGVFRQSLCTTPVTSHRDTLVYSDSPLCTTPVTSHRDTLVYSDSPSVPHQSPHTGTHWCIQTVPSVPHRSPHTGTHWCIQTVPSVPHRSPHTGTHWCIQTVPLYHTSHLTQGHTGVFRQSPLYHTGYLTQGHTGVFRQSLCTTPVTSHRCSHDTTVNSTGRELLQLCQGLGLYIVNGRTRGDSLGRFTYSSALGSSVVDYAITDLDPSCISAFTVRPQTPSPTTARSHST; this is translated from the coding sequence CACGGGGCCCGGAGAGAGCCgggcagacagggagagagacagggagacagagccTGGAGAGAGCCgggcagacagggagagagacagggagacagagccTGGAGAGAGCCtggcagacagggagagagacagggagacagagccTGGAGAGAGCCgggcagacagggagacagggagagagacagggagacagagcctggagagagacagggagacagggcctggagagagacagggagacagggagagagacagggagacagggcctggagagagacagggagacagagccTGGAGAGATccggggagacagggagagagacagggagagagagcctggagagagactggcagacagggggagagacagtgagacagggagacagagagagacagggagacagggccTGGAGAGAGCCTGGcagacaaggagagagagaaatagggagagagacagggagacagggagagagatactgggagacagggagacagacagggagagattcTGGGAGAGGGATACTGGGAGACAGGgaaacagacaggaagagaTTCTGGGAAATGTTATGCTCTTCAGACTTCAGTGCACAAACAGTCTCGCTGGCAGACTTCGCCAGCACACAGGGAAACACTCACGTATTCAGACAGtcccctctgtaccacaccggtcacctcacacagggacacactggtgtattcagacagtccctctgtaccacaccagtcacctcacacagggacacactggtgtattcagacagtcccctctgtaccacaccagtcacctcacacagggacacactggtgtattcagacagtccctctgtaccacaccagtcacctcacacagggacacactggtgtattcagacagtcccctctgtaccacaccggtcacctcacacagggacacactggtgtattcagacagtcccctctgtaccacaccggtcacctcacacagggacacactggtgtattcagacagtccctctgtaccacaccagtcacctcacacagggacacactggtgtattcagacagtcccctctgtaccacaccGGTTacctcacacagggacacactggtgtattcagacagtcccTCTGTACCACACCAGTCACCTCACACAGGTGCAGCCATGACACCACGGTCAACAGCACCGGGCGCgagctgctgcagctctgtcaAGGGCTGGGCCTGTACATCGTCAACGGCAGGACTAGAGGGGACTCTCTAGGCAGGTTCAcctacagctcagctctgggcagcagtgtaGTGGACTACGCCATCACCGACCTGGACCCCTCCtgtatcagtgccttcactgtcagGCCACAAACTCCCTCTCCGACCACAGCCAGATCACACTCTACATGA
- the LOC138223965 gene encoding LOW QUALITY PROTEIN: potassium channel subfamily K member 4-like (The sequence of the model RefSeq protein was modified relative to this genomic sequence to represent the inferred CDS: inserted 1 base in 1 codon) has product MRWSTLLAIFTAVLLYLVLGAVVFRTLESPWETQQHGNIADSKRGFLGNHSCVSAEQLDLLIKEVADAVGSGVDPLNTTAFTSRWDLASAFFFSGTIITTIGFGNISPKTEGGQIFCIFYALIGIPMFGILLAGXGDHLGTGLRRGIAKIEAIFLKWKVSPTIVRVISAVLFILIGCLLFVAVPTLVFQKVENWTLLEATYFVVITLTTVGFGDYVAGDQEDSDHLYKPLVWFWILLGLAYFASILTMIGNWLRVLSKKTRAEVRG; this is encoded by the exons ATGCGGTGGTCCACTCTCCTGGCGATCTTCACGGCCGTGCTGCTGTACCTGGTGCTGGGCGCCGTGGTCTTCCGCACCCTGGAGTCTCCCTGGGAGACGCAGCAGCACGGCAACATCGCCGACAGCAAGCGGGGTTTCCTGGGCAACCACAGCTGTGTGAGCGCCGAGCAGCTGGACCTGCTGATCAAG GAGGTGGCAGATGCTGTGGGCTCAGGAGTCGACCCGCTCAACACCACTGCCTTCACAAGCCGCTGGGACCTGGCCAGCGCCTTCTTCTTCTCCGGGACTATCATCACCACCATCG GCTTTGGGAATATCTCCCCCAAGACGGAAGGTGGCCAGATCTTCTGCATCTTCTATGCTTTGATTGGTATCCCAATGTTTGGAATCCTGCTGGCTG gtggagaccacctgggaacaGGCCTGAGACGAGGGATTGCGAAGATCGAGGCCATATTCCTG AAGTGGAAAGTCAGTCCTACCATCGTCCGCGTGATCTCGGCGGTTCTCTTCATCCTGATTGGCTGCCTGCTGTTTGTTGCCGTGCCGACCCTGGTGTTCCAGAAGGTGGAGAACTGGACCCTCCTGGAGGCGACGTACTTCGTGGTCATCACCCTGACCACCGTGGGCTTCGGGGACTATGTGGCAG GGGACCAGGAGGACAGTGACCACCTCTACAAGCCCCTGGTGTGGTTCTGGATCCTGCTGGGTCTGGCCTACTTCGCCTCCATCCTCACCATGATCGGCAACTGGCTGAGGGTTCTGTCCAAGAAGACCCGCGCTGAGGTGAGGGGCTGA